The following proteins come from a genomic window of Aquimarina sp. MAR_2010_214:
- the ppk1 gene encoding polyphosphate kinase 1, with protein MTENIKNQYVNRELSWLQFNARVLQEASDDTVPLLERLRFIGIFSNNLDEFFKVRYATIKRIDLAGKDGKNFLKGTTAKELLEKITNIVIKQQAESLKTIDNIRIELKNHNIFIIDEKQVTPDQDAFIRNYFVSKVSPALVTYILNDLEKFPHLKDSVAYLAVKLVLRDKIPKEGRISKILQQTTKEKIYALIEIPKNTDRFVVLPEKDGKQFIIILDDLIRYCMHINFSIFDYTRASAHMIKITRDAQLDFDNDLSKSFIQKISSSVRSRRDGEPVRFVYDKTIEKDTLDFLMEKMDVDNTDSIIPGGRYHNRRDYMNFPDLGAANLVYQSIKPLAIPGLVLQGSLLNKIAEKDFLQYTPYHTFSYTVKFLRESAIDPKVKSIKITIYRLANISHIASSLINAAKNGKNVTVQIELQARFDEAANIRYAEQMQREGIHLIFGVTGLKVHCKACIIEREEKGKLKRYGFISTGNFNESTAKIYTDYTLFTTNESILKETNRVFKFFEINYKINRYKHLLVSPHYTRSSLVKLIEKEISNVKEGKPAGIKLKLNSLSDYDMIDKLYEASRAGVKIDLIIRGICCLIPGIPGMSENIRAISVIDKFLEHTRLFIFQNGGDPKVYISSADWMTRNLDRRVEISCPIYDEDIKLELMDTFDICWNDNVKARRFSKEQDNVYIKNDKEKVRSQKETYDYYLKKLGN; from the coding sequence ATGACAGAAAATATTAAAAATCAATACGTTAATAGAGAATTGAGCTGGCTTCAGTTTAATGCAAGAGTGTTACAAGAAGCTTCAGACGATACGGTTCCACTGTTAGAAAGATTACGTTTTATTGGGATATTTTCAAATAATCTGGATGAGTTTTTTAAGGTAAGATATGCTACCATTAAACGAATAGACCTAGCAGGAAAAGATGGAAAGAATTTTCTTAAAGGTACCACCGCAAAAGAGCTATTAGAAAAAATTACAAATATAGTTATCAAACAGCAAGCAGAAAGCCTTAAAACCATTGATAATATTAGGATTGAACTTAAAAATCATAATATTTTTATTATCGATGAAAAGCAGGTTACACCAGATCAAGATGCTTTTATTCGTAATTATTTTGTAAGTAAGGTAAGTCCTGCCTTAGTTACCTACATCCTTAACGATCTAGAAAAATTTCCACATCTAAAAGATAGTGTAGCTTACTTAGCAGTAAAACTGGTTTTAAGAGATAAAATTCCTAAAGAAGGTCGAATTTCCAAAATATTACAACAAACAACCAAAGAAAAAATATATGCATTAATCGAGATACCAAAGAATACAGATCGATTTGTTGTACTTCCCGAAAAAGACGGAAAACAATTTATTATCATTCTTGATGATTTGATTAGATATTGTATGCATATTAACTTTAGTATTTTTGATTATACAAGGGCATCGGCTCATATGATTAAAATTACGCGAGATGCGCAGTTGGATTTTGATAATGATCTGAGTAAGAGTTTTATTCAAAAAATATCAAGTAGTGTAAGATCTCGCCGTGATGGAGAACCAGTTCGGTTTGTCTATGATAAAACTATAGAAAAAGATACTCTTGATTTTTTAATGGAAAAAATGGATGTAGATAATACAGATAGTATTATTCCCGGAGGAAGGTATCATAATCGTAGAGATTATATGAATTTTCCAGATTTGGGTGCTGCTAATTTAGTATATCAGTCCATTAAACCCTTAGCTATACCTGGTCTTGTTTTGCAAGGAAGTTTATTAAATAAGATTGCTGAAAAAGATTTTCTGCAATACACACCTTACCACACTTTTTCATATACAGTAAAATTTTTACGAGAATCTGCAATTGATCCAAAAGTAAAAAGTATTAAAATTACGATATATAGATTGGCAAATATATCTCACATTGCCAGCTCGCTTATAAACGCAGCCAAAAATGGTAAAAATGTTACTGTACAAATAGAATTACAAGCTCGTTTTGATGAAGCTGCAAATATTCGTTATGCCGAGCAAATGCAAAGAGAAGGGATACATCTGATTTTTGGAGTTACTGGACTTAAAGTACATTGTAAAGCATGTATAATTGAACGAGAAGAAAAAGGAAAACTTAAAAGGTATGGTTTTATAAGTACAGGTAATTTTAATGAATCTACAGCAAAAATCTATACCGATTATACACTGTTTACGACCAATGAGTCTATTTTAAAGGAAACTAATAGAGTTTTTAAATTCTTTGAAATAAATTATAAAATAAACCGCTACAAGCACTTATTGGTTTCTCCACATTACACCAGATCATCTCTGGTAAAACTAATAGAAAAGGAGATTAGTAATGTAAAAGAAGGCAAGCCAGCAGGGATTAAATTGAAATTGAATAGCTTGAGTGATTATGATATGATAGATAAGCTATATGAAGCAAGTAGAGCGGGAGTAAAAATAGATCTGATTATTCGTGGTATTTGTTGTTTAATACCTGGTATCCCGGGAATGAGCGAAAATATAAGAGCAATTAGTGTGATAGATAAATTCTTAGAACATACTCGATTATTTATATTTCAGAATGGAGGAGATCCCAAAGTATATATTTCGTCTGCAGATTGGATGACACGTAATTTAGATAGAAGAGTAGAGATTTCTTGCCCTATCTATGATGAAGATATCAAATTAGAATTAATGGATACTTTTGATATTTGTTGGAATGATAATGTAAAAGCCAGAAGATTTTCTAAAGAGCAAGATAATGTGTACATTAAAAACGATAAGGAGAAAGTAAGATCTCAAAAAGAAACATACGATTATTATTTAAAAAAACTTGGAAATTAA
- a CDS encoding exopolyphosphatase has translation MLTIEKYGAIDIGSNAVRLLISSIHEEKGKTTRFKKTSLVRVPIRLGEDVFKSGQVSQENITRMIDAMQAYQLLMKTHKVVRYKACATSAMREAENGEELARLIKKETGIQIDIIDGKDEAAIIAMTDLHELINTDATYLYVDVGGGSTEFTLYHNGNTIVSKSFKLGTVRLLNNLVSDKIWKDVENWIKESTINYGKVSLIGSGGNINNIFKNSGKRMGKPLSFLYLSSYYKLLKSLTYEERIWQLNLNQDRADVIIPATRIYLSAMKWSGSREIFVPKIGLSDGIIKSLYNEKLNNR, from the coding sequence TTGTTAACTATAGAAAAATATGGAGCTATAGATATAGGTTCCAATGCAGTACGATTATTAATAAGTAGTATTCACGAAGAGAAAGGAAAAACTACTAGATTTAAAAAAACAAGCCTTGTTCGGGTACCTATACGATTAGGAGAAGATGTTTTTAAGTCTGGACAGGTTTCTCAAGAAAATATTACCCGAATGATAGATGCTATGCAGGCATATCAACTATTGATGAAAACGCATAAAGTGGTTAGGTATAAAGCTTGTGCAACATCTGCTATGCGCGAAGCTGAGAATGGAGAAGAATTAGCTCGCCTTATAAAAAAGGAAACAGGCATTCAAATTGATATTATAGATGGTAAAGATGAAGCTGCTATAATTGCTATGACCGACCTACATGAGCTAATAAATACAGATGCAACATATTTATACGTAGATGTTGGAGGAGGTAGTACAGAATTTACACTTTATCATAATGGAAATACTATTGTCTCCAAATCTTTTAAATTAGGAACCGTAAGACTTCTTAATAATTTGGTATCTGATAAAATTTGGAAAGATGTAGAAAATTGGATTAAAGAAAGTACCATAAACTATGGTAAAGTTTCATTAATTGGATCCGGAGGAAATATTAATAATATTTTTAAGAATAGTGGTAAAAGAATGGGTAAACCTCTGTCTTTTTTATATTTAAGTTCTTATTATAAATTACTTAAATCTTTAACTTATGAAGAAAGAATTTGGCAACTTAATTTAAATCAAGATAGAGCAGATGTGATTATTCCAGCAACTCGAATATATCTTTCTGCAATGAAATGGAGTGGTTCTAGAGAAATCTTTGTCCCAAAAATAGGTTTATCAGATGGGATTATAAAATCACTGTATAATGAGAAACTAAATAATCGTTGA
- a CDS encoding porin family protein yields the protein MKKTVLFTVILLMFITLKTQAQETSYGVRLGANLSSISSDDIPENLKDSRFGIVAGFLAEVPINQKWSIQPEFQYSSLGNDDESLRVDYLQLPILLKYNFSELFNVHIGPQVGLKIWEWEDNASGETDFNTFNLSAVAGIGVNITENFFADLRYGFGVSNIIDDENIPGGAKGSNRNIQLSFGYKL from the coding sequence ATGAAAAAAACAGTACTATTCACTGTGATTTTATTGATGTTTATTACTTTAAAAACTCAAGCCCAAGAGACTTCATATGGTGTGAGACTTGGAGCTAATCTAAGCTCTATAAGTTCTGATGATATTCCTGAAAACCTTAAAGATAGTAGATTTGGTATAGTAGCAGGGTTCTTAGCAGAAGTTCCTATTAATCAAAAATGGAGTATTCAGCCAGAATTTCAGTATTCCTCTTTAGGTAATGATGATGAATCCTTAAGAGTAGATTACCTTCAACTACCAATATTACTTAAATATAATTTCTCAGAATTGTTTAATGTTCATATTGGCCCTCAGGTAGGACTCAAGATATGGGAATGGGAAGATAACGCCTCGGGCGAAACTGATTTTAATACATTTAACTTATCTGCAGTTGCAGGTATTGGTGTAAATATTACAGAGAATTTCTTTGCTGATTTACGATATGGTTTTGGTGTGTCTAATATTATAGATGATGAAAATATTCCTGGAGGAGCAAAGGGTAGTAATAGAAATATTCAACTTTCTTTCGGTTACAAGTTGTAA
- a CDS encoding Crp/Fnr family transcriptional regulator yields MSFELLNILVKNDQYKCNVYYRNEVIKSTGACSKKIYLIKNGIMKIGCFTNQGEEAVLIILTKNQVFGASSIFIDFYSYCIYESLSEETKVYEFDKNIIQKTIKKNPNLYKDFLSIFGKEYHEYENRIKTLQIQSAELRLIKVLFEFKDKFGYPYNSEKIIINSPLNQNELSNYIRVSRVTTNKIINKFNNDLLLEYSNKSIIIKKSFFDDYKQYNM; encoded by the coding sequence ATGAGCTTTGAATTATTAAATATTCTTGTGAAAAATGATCAATATAAATGCAATGTTTATTATCGGAATGAGGTTATAAAAAGTACTGGAGCATGCTCTAAGAAGATTTATCTTATTAAGAATGGAATCATGAAAATTGGTTGTTTTACTAACCAAGGAGAGGAGGCTGTTCTCATTATATTGACAAAAAACCAAGTTTTTGGTGCAAGTTCTATTTTTATAGATTTTTACTCGTATTGTATCTATGAATCTCTTAGTGAAGAAACAAAAGTGTATGAATTTGATAAAAATATCATACAAAAAACTATAAAAAAAAATCCAAATCTTTATAAAGACTTTTTGTCAATATTTGGTAAGGAATATCATGAGTATGAAAACAGAATAAAAACACTTCAAATTCAATCTGCAGAATTACGATTAATAAAAGTGCTGTTTGAATTTAAAGATAAATTTGGATATCCATACAATTCAGAAAAAATTATTATAAACTCTCCCCTTAATCAAAATGAACTATCTAATTATATCAGAGTTTCCAGAGTAACTACTAATAAAATTATTAATAAATTCAATAATGATCTTTTGCTAGAATATAGTAACAAAAGTATAATTATAAAGAAATCTTTCTTTGATGATTATAAGCAATATAACATGTAG